Sequence from the Opisthocomus hoazin isolate bOpiHoa1 chromosome 7, bOpiHoa1.hap1, whole genome shotgun sequence genome:
AGAGCTGCCTGTGGAAACCTGGGTGTGAACTTAAATCCCGGTGTTAGAATATTGCCCGGCTGTTTTCTTCTGCACAGTCCCAGTGACTGGAGTAGAGAGATGTGAATTTTTAGAGTTTCCTTCATCTCAGAAGACCTTCAGGGAAAAGAAGGGGTAGAGTTTTGTAATTCTTCATTGCAGTCCATATTTTTGCATTACTGTAGCACTTAAGTCTCTAGTTCTGTgttaaaaagagacaaagaagagaAGACAATGCTTTCTACTGGAGTTCCCACGAGCTGGGAGAGCCCGGGGCTCTGACCTGACATCCAGTGTGTGGCTGGGGCTGAAGCCTACACTGGGGCAGTAAccacactgggacagagcagtgggtaTTTGACAAGAGTTTCAAGAGATTAAACTCTCCATGACCACACGTAGACTCAGGGATGCCTTCCCAAAAGTCCCgtaattatttttcagctgaTTTGGGGGCTGCCTGAAGTCACTTTTTGGCTTTCCTCAAGGTAAGGAAAACAGCCTTATTCTTACCCAAACTAAGGTGTTTTCACTGCCTTACCCACAGAAAAGTTATGTACTGtgtgccatagaatcatagaatcgtagaatcataggttggaaaagacctctaagatcatcaagtccaaccgtcaacccaacaccatcttTATAACGCACTTAGCTTCTTTACACCCATTTTGGGCACTGGAAAGAGAATACAGcccagaataattattttttattctgacacatacacacatacgAAAGGTTTAGGATAAGAATAGCAATTCTTTAGAGATTCCTTCTGCATGCATCAGGAAGAATCAGGGGCCAGATTCTGCCATTTATCCCTGCAGATGAATACTGGTGTAGCTCCCTAAAATCTATAAAATTACTCTACACTTACACATTGTCAGATTAGAAGCTACGAAATCCAAACCAAAGCCCATGAAATCTAGTTTGGCAGTGCTCGCAGCAAGCCGGCAAACACTCCATAGTTAGAAGCTGTTctgtcccaggaaaaaaaaaaaaaagcagtattaaaTCTGACCTTGCAGCCCTGCAAGGTTAGACGCCAATGCTTACATCTCGTTGAGAAGACAGTGAATTCTTCTTTTTAGTGGTGCTGCGCTATTATTTCCTGAGGCGTAAGAAGCTGGTCCTCTGGTCCTTAAATTCCTTGCTGGTTCAGCATTACTTACTGAATCTTGACTGCTGTGGGTCCAAGGTAAGCTATATTAGGGGAGAACTTTGTCcctggagaaggaaagagaagaaatttccCAAACCTAGCATCTGTTGGCATCTACGGAGCAGTTTGATGCATTAGAGGTGGCCCCTTGGGAGAAGGAGTAACAGTGTGCTTCTATTTTTGCATGAAATCAGGCTCAGCAGAGGGCATGATGATGCATGAATATCAGTGTGTATCTGCTTTCTCACTGTCATTTCCTCAGAGTTAGGGGGGAGGCAGAGGATGGCAGTAACAGGAAGGATGCAGACAGCCCCCACATGACCTACCAGGGCAGTGAGGGGTCTTGCTTCATGCACTTTCTGCAGGCAGGCGGCTGCCAGCCAGTAACGTAactcatgctgctgctgctctttgcgGGGAGACAACTTCGTTTCCACTAGCTGCTTGGCTCGATTTGGCATTTTTTATTATGGCCCAGCGTAGCATGACAATGCAGCTGATTCACTGCACCATGGCTGGGGTAAGGGCTTCAATCACACCATCTCAGGGCACAGTGGGAGTACAGGAGTGCGAACTCAGGCTCTACTCCCAGCCTGACTTTTGGGACTTCAGAGAGAGGGATGTGCTGCATTTTAAATATTCACGCATACACCCTAAGCTCCAATGCTTCAGCTTTCAGGTATTTTAGGTCAGAGCTAGTCTCCTAACCAGCCTGAAGCTATGCTGCACTGTGCTGTAATCCTGACAATTTTTTCAACTAAATGTGCTTGAATCTAGTAATTTTCCTGATGGCTCACCTCCAAGAAGAATGGTGTCGATCATTTGGTAGGTTTCAGTGTTGGGTGTGAGTCAGCTCTGAgtcaggcagcagctccagctccatgAAGCGCTGGTCCCCCTGTGCTGGCACGGCCCATGGAGCTGCGGCCCGGCGACGGACGCTGCTCCCgagcctccccagcagcaccatgTGGGATCCCAGGCACTGGGAACTCGTGAAGCAAAGGGGCAAGTCCACAGCCCCGCGCTTTCGGCTGTTCGTGTGCCACGAAGCCCTCTCAGCCTCGGAGGATGGCGGGGTTCATAGATGATGCTGGCTccaggcagggagaaggagatGGTGACCCATCTCACCCTGTGTGGAGGGGCTTCTCCAAGCAGGGGGTGGGCACAGTCGGGAACCAGGAGAAAGCAAGGGAGAAGTTTTGTCCAGAGACCTCTGTCCCTGGCACAGTGTTTAAGTTTATATTCACAGTTATATTAAGTAGGGTGGTGTCCCAGTCCTCAGGCAGTGGAGAGCAAAGCCAGATGCAGTCTTGAAGGCAGCAGTCACCGTGTACATTGTGCAAAGTGGCGTGACTGACAGGTTCCTCGCTCtctctttgtctttctctccccctccctggTGCTGTGACTGCAGCAACGCCCCGTGAAGCAGTCCCTGAGTGCCTGCATGTGCCGGGAGTCCCACTGGAAatgcctcctcctctccatcctcaTGTATGGCTGCCTGGGTGCAGTGACCTGGTGTCAGCTGGCCCGGATCACCAAGCTCAGTTTTGACAGCTCCTTCAAGGGCAAGTCCATGATCTATCATGACAGCCCATGCTCGGACGGCTATGTCTATATCCCGCTGGCCTTCCTCTCTATGCTGTACGTGGTGTACCTGGTGGAGTGCTGGCACTGCCACGTGAAGAGAGAGCTGCAGTACAAGGCAGATGTGGACAGTGTCTATGAATGCATCAACCGCATGCAGCAAGCCACTCCGTGCATCTGGTGGAAAGCCATCAGCTACCACTTTGTGCGGCGAACCCGGCAGGTGACCCGGTACCGCAATGGCGATGCCTACACCACCACACAAGTCTACCACGAGAGGGTCAACACCCACGTGGCTGAAGCTGAGTTTGACTACTCTCACTGTGGATACAAGGACATCTCCAAGGAGCTCCTGGGCCTGGAGAGCCATACAGCCACCAAGCTGAGGTTCACCAAGTGCTTCAGCTTTGCCAACATTGAGTCTGAGAACTCTTACCTGACTCAGAGGGCTCACTTCTTCACAGAGATTGAGGGGCTGGATGACTACATGGAGGTGAGGGAAGGCATGCAGCTCAAAAACGTAGACTTTAAAGAGCTTATGATGGCCTACGGGGACCCGGATCACCTCCCGTGGTACGTGTCCCACTATGCgttctgggtggcagctatccTGATGATCTCCTGGCCGCTCAGGGTACTCATAGAGTATCGGACTGCTTATGTTCACTACCATGTGGAGAAGCTGCTGGGCCTGGAGTACACAGCACCCGTGGCGGCGGAGGAGCCCTTGTACCGGTACCGCATGCCCCGAG
This genomic interval carries:
- the LOC104328173 gene encoding transmembrane protein 151B, with protein sequence MSSEGEAEAAAESGPSSSPAPGAAVREEQRPVKQSLSACMCRESHWKCLLLSILMYGCLGAVTWCQLARITKLSFDSSFKGKSMIYHDSPCSDGYVYIPLAFLSMLYVVYLVECWHCHVKRELQYKADVDSVYECINRMQQATPCIWWKAISYHFVRRTRQVTRYRNGDAYTTTQVYHERVNTHVAEAEFDYSHCGYKDISKELLGLESHTATKLRFTKCFSFANIESENSYLTQRAHFFTEIEGLDDYMEVREGMQLKNVDFKELMMAYGDPDHLPWYVSHYAFWVAAILMISWPLRVLIEYRTAYVHYHVEKLLGLEYTAPVAAEEPLYRYRMPRDATQDSTELEWHICTNRQLIPSYSEAMLMDLADSPAYNSYMVCRYGETAHGCERCNRASSTSSIFSRHAFHSCSGNSRLSLNTSRFSLCRIHGSHRTGLWRSRSSSIADRGCQEEQCCSYSSQLAVNENPPTYHDARFFPVLIVHRPEGHDRRHFCVRRSSCLETSL